One Gloeothece verrucosa PCC 7822 DNA window includes the following coding sequences:
- a CDS encoding Rpn family recombination-promoting nuclease/putative transposase → MYDNVCKFIAEEFSTELATWLLGEPILLTELSPKELSLEPIRSDSLILKQSSNIVLQVEFQTQPDPDIPFRMADYRLRVYRRYPQKAMRQVVIYLKKSNSELVYQNTFSADKLHHEFEVIRLWEQPTELFLNTPGLLSFAVLSQTEQKTEVLREVARIIDTLPQRRVRSNLSAATSILAGLVLNKEIIQQVLRRDIMQESVIYQEIVKEAREQGLQEGRQEGLQQAKQEIALNLLQSGMSVEQVVACSGLSEEFVQELLLGRLQGIKEVALNLLRDGISIEQVRRYTGLSQEIVQELQRSLQQ, encoded by the coding sequence ATGTATGATAATGTTTGTAAATTTATAGCGGAAGAATTTTCAACGGAGTTAGCGACTTGGTTATTAGGTGAGCCGATTCTTTTAACAGAATTAAGTCCTAAAGAACTTTCCCTAGAACCAATTCGCTCTGATTCTTTAATTTTAAAACAATCATCAAATATTGTTCTACAAGTCGAATTTCAAACCCAACCCGACCCGGATATTCCCTTTAGGATGGCAGATTATCGTCTCCGGGTTTACCGTCGCTATCCTCAAAAAGCGATGCGGCAAGTGGTTATTTATCTCAAAAAGAGTAACTCAGAATTAGTGTATCAAAACACTTTTTCTGCTGATAAATTGCATCATGAATTTGAGGTTATTCGTCTTTGGGAACAACCAACAGAATTGTTTTTAAATACGCCAGGATTACTATCTTTTGCTGTGCTAAGTCAAACCGAGCAAAAAACCGAGGTATTACGGGAAGTCGCTAGAATAATAGATACTCTCCCCCAACGGCGAGTAAGATCCAATTTATCAGCAGCAACATCAATTCTAGCAGGGTTAGTATTGAATAAAGAGATCATTCAACAAGTTTTGAGGCGAGACATTATGCAAGAATCCGTTATCTATCAAGAAATCGTCAAAGAAGCACGAGAACAAGGATTACAAGAAGGAAGACAAGAAGGATTACAACAGGCAAAACAAGAAATCGCTTTAAATTTACTTCAAAGCGGAATGAGTGTAGAACAAGTTGTAGCTTGTTCGGGTTTATCAGAAGAATTCGTGCAGGAACTTCTACTAGGAAGACTACAAGGAATTAAAGAAGTCGCGTTAAATTTACTGCGAGATGGAATCAGTATAGAACAAGTTAGGCGTTATACAGGTTTATCACAGGAGATAGTTCAAGAACTCCAGCGCAGTTTACAACAATAA
- a CDS encoding Uma2 family endonuclease, with the protein MIATPKLPNLSPQEYLDWEAQQPVKHEYINGEIYAMTGGTIFHNDIAINITSALKSHLRGKGCKVQMVDVKVGISEKGPFFYPDVMVTCDERDKKERLIVYHPCLIIEVLSPSTEAFDRGDQFKFYRQIDTLQEYVLIDAEKINVECFRLNDKGFWELHPYQENDEINLNSINFSCPISLIYEDINFS; encoded by the coding sequence ATGATAGCTACCCCTAAACTCCCTAATTTATCCCCTCAAGAATATCTCGACTGGGAAGCACAACAACCCGTCAAACACGAATATATTAACGGCGAAATATACGCCATGACAGGGGGAACAATTTTTCATAACGATATCGCCATTAACATAACTAGCGCTTTAAAATCTCATTTGCGAGGTAAAGGGTGTAAAGTTCAAATGGTCGATGTAAAAGTAGGGATTTCCGAAAAAGGCCCCTTTTTTTATCCAGATGTGATGGTAACTTGTGATGAACGGGATAAAAAAGAACGCTTAATTGTTTATCATCCCTGTTTAATTATAGAAGTTTTATCCCCGAGTACGGAAGCCTTTGACCGAGGTGATCAATTTAAATTTTATCGTCAAATTGACACTTTACAAGAATATGTTCTCATTGATGCAGAAAAAATCAATGTAGAATGCTTTCGGCTCAATGACAAAGGCTTTTGGGAGCTTCACCCCTATCAAGAAAATGACGAAATTAACCTAAATAGTATTAACTTTTCCTGTCCTATATCTCTTATTTATGAAGACATAAACTTTTCCTAA